In Actinomycetota bacterium, a single genomic region encodes these proteins:
- the ltrA gene encoding group II intron reverse transcriptase/maturase, with protein MQTKLHRWARADPGRRFNDLYNLVHDPATLTMAFARVAGNVGARTPGVDGATVSRIRAAGVEAFLDDIRVRLKARQYQPLPVAERMIPKTGGKLRRLGIPTIADRVVQAALKLVLEPIFEADFVPCSYGFRPNRRAHDAIAEIQHRGTQGYRWVLDADIEACFDSIDHTALMGRVRDRVKDKRVLALVKAFLKAGIMTELGDLEDTETGTPQGGILSPLLANIALSVLDEHFDNQWRSWSPQHRATRRLRGRGTWRLVRYADDFVVLVHGSRDNVEAVREEAAGVLAPMGLRLSAAKTRVVHMRDGFDFLGFRIVWKRKRGTGKWYVYTFIADKPVREFKRKIRSLTRRLSQLDYRTALTRINQIQRGWANYFKHAVAKHTFDNLRAFVWWRVVRMVMHRHR; from the coding sequence ATGCAGACCAAGCTGCACCGGTGGGCGAGGGCCGATCCCGGCCGTCGCTTCAATGATCTGTACAACCTGGTGCACGACCCGGCGACGCTGACCATGGCGTTCGCCCGGGTCGCGGGCAACGTCGGGGCCCGCACCCCGGGGGTGGACGGCGCGACCGTCTCCCGGATCCGGGCGGCGGGTGTGGAGGCGTTCCTGGACGACATCCGGGTCCGGTTGAAGGCGCGGCAGTACCAGCCGCTGCCGGTGGCGGAACGGATGATCCCCAAGACCGGTGGGAAGCTGCGCCGGCTGGGCATCCCGACCATCGCGGATCGGGTCGTGCAGGCGGCGCTGAAACTGGTGCTGGAACCGATCTTCGAGGCGGACTTCGTGCCGTGCTCGTACGGGTTCCGACCCAACCGGCGGGCACACGACGCGATCGCCGAGATCCAGCATCGCGGCACCCAGGGTTACCGTTGGGTGCTCGACGCCGACATCGAGGCGTGCTTTGACTCCATCGACCACACCGCCCTGATGGGCCGGGTGCGGGACCGGGTCAAGGACAAGCGTGTGCTGGCCCTGGTGAAGGCGTTCCTCAAGGCCGGGATCATGACCGAGCTCGGCGACCTCGAGGACACCGAAACCGGCACCCCGCAGGGCGGCATCCTTTCGCCGCTGCTGGCCAACATCGCCCTGTCGGTGCTCGACGAGCACTTCGACAACCAGTGGCGGTCGTGGAGCCCGCAGCACCGTGCCACCCGACGGCTGCGTGGACGGGGGACGTGGCGGCTGGTCCGCTACGCCGACGACTTCGTCGTCTTGGTCCACGGCAGCCGGGACAACGTCGAGGCGGTACGAGAAGAGGCGGCAGGGGTGCTCGCCCCGATGGGTCTGCGGCTCTCAGCAGCCAAGACCCGGGTGGTGCATATGCGCGACGGGTTCGACTTCCTCGGCTTCCGGATCGTCTGGAAGCGGAAACGGGGAACGGGCAAGTGGTACGTCTACACGTTCATCGCCGACAAACCAGTCCGCGAGTTCAAACGGAAGATTCGATCACTGACCCGCAGGTTGTCCCAACTCGACTACAGGACCGCGCTGACCCGGATCAACCAGATCCAGCGCGGGTGGGCCAACTACTTCAAGCATGCGGTGGCCAAGCACACCTTCGACAACCTCCGGGCCTTCGTCTGGTGGCGTGTCGTCCGCATGGTGATGCACCGGCACCGC